From the genome of Amylibacter sp. IMCC11727:
ACAGCAGCGTTTCGCGATACCCAATCCGCCCCACAACAAAGATATTGATGAAGTTTGATACACCCGCCAGCAAGGCCCCCGCTGCAAATATCCAAGCATAGCTTTGCACTGACAGGCCAAAGGTTTCGACATACAGAAACGGCGTTGCCGCCACATAAATAAAGAAAACCCCGTTCATAAACGACAATGCAAGCAAGTACATCATCGCCACGCGGTTTTTTAAAATGCTGAAATACCCCTTCAACACCTGCCCAAGTGCCATAGGATTTCGCCGCTCCATCGGCAATGTTTCAGGCAATCGCAACGTGCTCACCGCACCTGCTACAACACCGCCAGCGGCCAGTCCCCAAAAGATGTACCGCCACCCCCAAGTGGTCGAAACCCATCCCCCCAAAACAGGGGCCACCATTGGCGCAATGACCATCACAACCATAATGATTGATTGCTTTTGTGACAGCTCATCGCCCGAATACAGGTCCGCCATCAACGCCCGCCCAGCCAACAATGATGCACTTCCCATCAAGGCTTGGAAAAATCGAAACACCACCAAGGTTTCCGCGTCACTAACCATCGCGCAGGCCACGGAAAACACCGCAAACCCTGCCAATCCAGCAATCAAAACAGGACGCCGCCCAACGGCATCGCTCAACGGCCCTGCAAACAAGGGGCCAAGGGCCGTACCGAACAGAAACGCCCCGATGGAATACTGCACAACTGCTTCACTTGCGGCCAAATCGCGGGCAATCACCCCAAGAGCGGGCAGATAGGCATCAATGGCAAAAGGGGCCAGCATCACAATCGCAGCCAACAATGCCAACAAGCTCTTTTCCGATGTGACAGGATCAAATTTCACCGCACGCCCCTATTTTCATTCAGGCTACAGCGCCGATGGATCAAGCGCCACATCTAAACGGTCATCTTTGATGTCACCACAAGCAAGCACACGCGCTGCGTTAAACTCGGCCCCGAACCATACGGCCAGTCCAACTGCATCATCTCCTGCTGGTTGCTCCACAGCATCCATTGCAATGCGCGACGGCGCCCAAACGGACATCTGTCCGTTCTTCAACGCCCAGTCCAACTCGGTGCGTGTGCCAACCACCACGCATCGCGCGTCACGCGCCGCCAAAACCCACGCCGCCTGTTCAATGGCCAGCAACTGCAATCGTTGGTCAGGCTCGGCTTTCCCCGTCAGATCAACCGCCGCATTTGGCTCGACGCACAACACAACAGGCGCATCCATTGCGGTGATCTGATCAAGCCATGCGCCCAACGCGTCCCCGCGCACGATTGCATCTGGCAAAAACACCACCACTGGTCGTACTTGCACGCCAGCATCGACAGATCCCGCATCTTCACGAACCCGCACAATTTCCACGCCCAGCGATCCAGGTCCACGTTCGGTCTTTTCAATCCGCACAAAAACCCGCTCTGCCAATTTATGCTGCAAAATCCGCGTCGCAACCCGCTCTGCCAAGGTTTCCAGCAGGTTCAACCGCTCCGCTGCCAACTCAGCTTCAATCGCCTCGGTAATGGTGTCATAGGACAGAACCGCATCCACATCATCGGTCTGCGCACCGTCATGGCGCGCCACTTCCAACACCACATTAAACCGCAGGCCCTGCGTCACGCCACGCTCTGCTTGAAATGCACCAATTTCTACAGATTTCGAATAATCTCGCACCGCAATACGGTCGAGCGGTTGACCAATCGCGCTCGCGATGGATCGCGCTTCTAACGTATCAAACGCCAATGCTGTTTCATCGGTCATGGCCATCTCCTCACCATCATCTTTCGCCCCTATTGCCCTATTCGTCGCAAAACAACAAACGAATAGAACGCCATCTCACCTTGCGCTACAGTCAGGGAATGAAACAAAGCCTTCTTATCGCCGCCCTTCTCGCCTTTGCACAACCCGCATTGGCGTGTTCGCCCGCAACCTTTGCACCTAAATTCAACAAAACGATCCCTGCGAAGCCCGATCAAAAACTGTTCACCGAGGCCGTCCTGATCGCCACGAATTTTGAAAGATGCAAAGTTGGCAAGCGCGGCTTGAAAACCCATGCCTCACTTCGCAAGGCCGCGCTCATTCACTCGCGCAACATGGCAAAAACACGCAAATTCAGCCACACCTCAAAGGCTGGCAACGCGCGCACCGTCAAAGACCGTGCAAAACTGGCAAACCTGAAATGGCGTTGGCTTGGGGAAAACATCGCACTGCAAAACCGCTACCAATTTGGCAATCGCGTCCCGTTTCGCATCATTGACGCGGCAGCATGTAAATTTTCCAATCCGAAAACAGGCGCGACAATCCCGCCCCACACTTACGCCAGTTTGGCGCAAAGCGTGACAGCCTCCTGGATGAATTCAAAGGGCCACCGCGAAAACATTCAATCCCGCTACGCAGGACGCATGGCAACCGCAGTGGTCTTGGATGCAAGCGCACCCAATTGCGGAAAATACTACATCACGCAGGTGTTTTCGAACTAGCTCGGCTTGTAAAACAAATGCACGCCCACTTTCGCAGTGCGCAGGAATTTACGTGACCAACTCGGGCGTACAGCCGTTGTGTGATAAAACAACGCCCCGCCAGTAATCTTTGGCAAACGACCATCCAGTTTCAGGCGGGCCATCTTTGCCACCCGCGCATAGGCTTTGGGTTCGTGGTAAACTTCAGCTTTGCCATCACATTTATACGAAAATTGGCATCCAGGTCGGCCACCAACCCCTTGGCTGATCACACCACAAACAGAATTCGGGAAACGGCTGGAGTTTTTGCGATTTAAAATCACCTCAGCCACCGCTGAAATCCCCTTAAAGCTTTCGCCGCGCGCCTCAAAGTACAAGGCTTCCGTCAAACACGCCCATTCAGCACCACCAGATGCCTTTGGTACGCTGTTCAGTTCTTTAAAGCTGGATACAACGGCACCGGACGTGGCGCTTGCTTTTGCGACCTTCACCTTTGGCTTCGCGCTTTTAGGCTTGGACCAGCTGGCAATACGAACAATCGAACGCCCACCAACACCTGCAATCTTCTTGGCGCGATTCGTCCCCAGCGCCATCAGCAAACGGCGCTCTTGGGACAGGATTTTGTTTACAGGCTCGAAGTCGGCATTTTCAGCGGACACAGCAACAGGTGCGCAAAACGCAACAACAACAGCACAAAACACCGTAGATTTCACGGATTTCAAACTCGGCAGCAGAATCATCACTCTATCTTAACGACGCACATTCAACGGCAGATATCGAACGCGCTCGTCCCCTTTCAGCGAATAGTTAGAACGCCATATAGACCAAATAATTTGAAAAGCCCAGATTTTATGGCAATTGCCCTTTGGTCAAGCAGTCGCAGGGATCAAATTACACAGATTTTGCATCCAAAATTGCGGTCTGCGCCGCGGCCAATCGGGCCACTGGAGCGCGGTACGGCGAACAAGAAACGTAATCCAGCCCGATCTTATGACAAAACGCAACGGACGCGGGATCGCCCCCATGTTCGCCACATAACCCCAGCTCAATATCGCAGCGCGCCTCTTTGGCCCGCGTTGCGGCCAGCATCACCAACTCACCCACTGCATCCAAATCAATCGAATGGAACGGATCTTCGGAATACACACCAGTATTGACATAATCGCGCATGAACCGCCCCGCATCATCGCGCGACAATCCATAAGTCATCTGGGTCAAATCGTTGGTCCCAAAGCTTAGGAATTCGGAAAACTGCGCAATATGCCCAGCCTTCAGCGCCGCACGCGGCGTTTCCACCATCACACCCACTGAATATTCCAATCGCTGCCCCGTTGCGATCTGCACCTCTGATGCCACGGCATCCACACGGGATTTGACGATTTCCACCTCTTTATTGGCCGACACCAGCGGAATCATAATCTCTGGTTTGATCGGCGTGCCATGGGCCTCTTGCACATGCGCAGCCGCTTCAAATATCGCCCGTGCCTGCATCTCATAAATACCAGGAACGGTCAGCCCCAACCGCACACCGCGCATTCCCAACATCGGGTTATATTCGCTCAAATCCTCGGTCCGTCCCATCACCTTGGCCAAGGGCAAATCCATCGCTTCGGCCAAACTGCGGATTTCCTTGGATGATTGGGGCAAAAACTCGTGCAACGGCGGGTCGAGCAGGCGAATACACACGGGCAACCCTGCCATCAGCCCAAACAATTCCACAAAATCGGCCCGCTGCATCGGCATCAACCGATCCAGCGCGGCTTGCCGATCCTGATCTTGATCCGCGAATATCATCTCGCGCATTGCGGTTAATCGACCAGGTTCAAAAAACATATGCTCCGTGCGGCACAACCCAATACCATCAACCCGAAACGTTTTGGCCAGCCGCGCATCATTTGGCGTGTCCGCATTGGCCCGCACACCCAAACGGCGAAACTCGTCTGTCCAATCCAGCAGCGTGTTAAACGCTCCACCCAGATCAGGCTCCACCAAATCCGTCGCGCCCTCGATCACTTCGCCACTGGCCCCATCCAGCGTGATAATGTCACCCTCTTCGAACTGGCGTCCATCTGGCAGCTCAAATCGCTTGCGCCGCAGATCAATATCCACATCCGCCGCCCCCACGATACACGGCAAGCCCAACCCCCGAGCAATCACCGCCGCATGGCTCGTGATCCCGCCCCGCGTGGTCAAAATCCCCTGCGCCGAATGCATCCCACGAATATCCTCAGGCGAGGTTTCAGTGCGCACCAAAATACAGTTTTCCCCCTGCGCAGCACTTGCCTGCGCGGCCTCAGCGGTGAAAACAATCTTGCCCGAATTGGCCCCAGGGCTGGCGGCAATCCCATGGGTCAACACGCCGTATTCCGCCTTTGGATCAATCTGGCGGTGCAACATTTCCGTCAACGATCCGGGTGTTACAGACAACAAGGCCTCAGCCTTGCTGCGCAATCCATCCGCCACCAACGTCACGGCGATTTCCACCTCTGCGCGGCCAGATCGTTCTGCAGGGCTAGCATCCAGCACCCAAACCGCGCCGTCTTGCACCGCAAACTGCAACATCATTTCGTCTTTTAAAACCGAACGCGCGGTCCGCGCTAAGGATTGCAACTGCCCAAACACTTTTGGCGCCGCCTCTTCCAACGACAGCCCCCGATCATCGCGGCTCAAATACAATTCCCCACCGCGACCCGTCACCGCGTCATGCCCGTGGGTTTCGCTTTTGTATCGTCCGTGTGATCCCGCTTGCCCCGTAATCAGCGAAGTAAACTGCGCCGATCCCACGCCGCATTCGCCATCACCCGTACCCCAAGCCATATCCTGAATAATCAGCCCCAGCCCCGCATCTGCGGGCGCGCCACGCGCTTGACGCAAAATCCGCGCTGTTGTGCCTTCCCACATCCGCGCAACCGCACGCAAAACCTGCTGCAACTGTTCCATTGGGTCTTGCGGGAACGGTTCATCCAACTCGTCTTCGTAAAACGCCAACAACGCTGTGGCCAGCCGACCATAATCCCGTCCACGGTTGATGAACTCTTCTTCTACCAATTCTTCCAGATCATCTTCGTCGAGCCGCGCCACCTTTAACGCATAGGACCGAATGAACCGACAATACAAATCATTGGCCCGATCCAGCCCCAAATCCCGCGCCAAAACATCACGCGTTTGATCGTTCATGCCAATGTTCAAAATGGCCCGTGGCCCGCCCCAATTGCGCTGCTCGGGGGATCGACGCACCGAATACAAAACACCAGGTTTCAGCACATCGTTAAACATACTCAAATCAGGCAGTTCACCCAGCGCCAACTTATGAACAGCGGCCTTGGATACGGCAAATCCACGGGGCACAGGCATGTCTGCTTGCAACAACTTGGCCAACACCTCGGCGCGCACGCCATATTCGGCGGCTGGCAAATCTGCCGTTGCCGTGATTTCTGCGATATCCGCGAAATCGGTCATGCCAATCTGTCCCCGTTGTCTGTTACGGAAAAGACTAGGCCGCAAATGCTGCAAGCGCAACATTTAGATTTCTGCAATGCAGCGAAAACCAAAAGCACAACCGCCCCCGAGTCAATCGGGGGCTTCTCCCAGACGGGATGCTTACCCTTCAACCTTGGTAAAGTCGGCAACCTGTCCCATCACGGTACGAATACGACTGAGCAAATTCAAACGGTTGCGGCGCACGGTATCGCTGTCCGCATTCACCTGAACTGCCTCAAAGAACGCATCAATCGGCCCGCGCAACGCCGCCATGGCGGTCATCGCCGCGCCAAAATCCTCGGTCTCCATCGCAGGAGCAATCGCCGCCTCTGCGGTGTCGAGCGCCCCGAACAACGCCCGTTCTTCATCCTGCTCTGCAAACTTAATGTCCGCACCGTAAGAATACTCAACGCCGTCCTTCTCCTCGGCCTGCGTCAAAATATTATTCGCCCGCTTGAACCCTTGCAGCAGGTTGGTCCCGTCGTCCGAGCCCACAAACCCCTGCAAAGCCTCCGCCCGCTTCACCAACGACGTGAAATCATCGTTGTTCGGCATCGCCAAACAAGCGTCGATCACATCGTGGGAAATGCCTTTGTCGCGGAGATAGACTTTGAGGCGGTCATGGAAGAAGGAGAGGATTGGCTTACTTTGATCGTCTAAGAACCACAGTAACTCGATAGTGTTGGCTTGGTACTTACCACCATCAACGAAACTAAGATCAATGCTATTTGCATCAATTCCCGACGAAATTTTTGCTGTTAGTTCCCCAATTTTGCACTTTTCAAGAGCATGGAAAGTGTTTCCGACTTCCTCAAATGTCGCCAAAAGCTCTGATTGTTCGAGCACCGCTTTATTTAAATCACGTGACAGGAAATCAATAAGATATTTGTCGCGACTTAAGGCTGCTTCAGCTTCTTCAATCACACCATCGGGGTACTGACCGTAAGCGATTTCATCGCTGCCGTCTAATATTTCTAATTCAGCTTGGTCAAAGGCGAAGGAAACTGATCGTCTTAGCTGAAAGTAAAAACCGTTCATTGCCAGAGACTTTAATGAGGCCCGTACCCCATTCTCCAACACCAACCGAATAACTCCCAGCGCCGCTCGGCGTAGCGCAAACGGGTCTTTACTCCCCGTCGGCTTTTCATCAATCGCCCAGAACCCTGTCAGCGTATCAATCTTATCCGCCAGCGCCACGGCCACAGACACAGGCGCGCTTGGCACATCGTCGCTTGGCCCCAGCGGCGAATAATGCTCTTGCGCCGCCGCTGCCACCTCAACGGATTTACCCGCTTCAACCGCATAATACCGCCCCATCAGCCCTTGCAGCTCTGGAAACTCATACACCATCTCAGACGACAAATCCGCCTTGGCAAATCGCGCCGCCTCTTCCGCCGCATCCGCATCCGCGCCCACCACAGGCGCGATCTCGCGGGCCAGCGCCGCAATGCGATCAATCCGCTCCGCCTGTGATCCCAGTTTATTGTGGAAGGTCACATTAGACAGCTTATCGGTCCACGCCGTGTAATCCTCCTGCGCCACGCGCAGGTCATTTTCCCAGAAAAACTTCGCATCCGACAACCGCGCGAACAGCACCTTCTGGTTCCCCGCCAAAATCGTCGCGCCATTATCAATCGTCTCGCGGTTCGCCACGGTCACGAACTTCTCAATCCGCTCAGTTTTCGGGTTCCGCACACTGAAAAACTTCTGATGTTCTTTCATGGATGTCTGCAACACCTCTGGCGGCAGCCCAAGGAAATCCTCGGCAATATCCCCCATCAGCACCACAGGCCATTCCACAAGGCCCGCAACCTCGGCCAGCAATCCTTTGTCTTCAACAACTTCCAGCCCCAGCGCAAACGCCCCGTTCGTCGCGTCATTCCAAATCGCCGCCGCACGTTCCTCGGCATCCAGCACAACATGCGCCTTCGCCAATTCCGCTTGATACTGCTCAAACGATGTTACCTTAAACGCATCAGGCGCATGGAACCGATGGCCGCAGGTCGTGTCACCCGACACAATCCCATCCACATCAAACGGCACAACCTCTGCACCCTCTGCATCATGCAAAATGCACAGGATAGAATGCAACGGCCGCACCCATTTCAACGCTCCAGCCCCCCAGCGCATGGATTTCGGCCACGGGAAATTGCGCACCACATTTGGCACCACATCCGCAATAATCGCGCTCGCATCCCGCCCTGGCTTTTCGATCAGGGCAAAATACACCTGCCCCTTCTTCTCGTCGCGCACCTCAAGCTGATCCTTCGAAACCCCAGCTCCGCGCAAGAACCCCTCAATCGCCTTTTCAGGCGCATCCACACGCGGCCCTTTGCGTTCTTCCTTCACATCGGGGGATCGATCCGTCAGCCCCACAACAGACAGGCACAAACGGCGCGGCGTCACAAACGCCCCCGCAGACTCGTACGTCAAACCCGCCTCAACCAGCCCGTCTGTGACCAGCTTTTTCAAATCCTCAGACGCACGCTTTTGCATCCGCGCAGGGATTTCTTCGGAAAACAGTTCTAACAGCAGATCAGCCATCTTATCTCGCCCGTCTCTGGTTCCACGCCACCGCGCGTCCATCTAAATACACAGCCACAACGCGGTCCACGCCCGGCCAAACATCGCGTTCCCCAACAAAGGCAACCGCCTCACCACTGGAAACCGCCGCTTTAACTTCATCCGCATCAAAACACGGCAGGGATGACACTGGATTGGTCGGCGCCACATCCTCTGTCACTTCATAACTCTCGGTCAGCAACCCCATCGACAGGGGCGTGGTGAAACACGCCCACAGGCTTTCGGGAATGGCATTGTCACTGGTGGCGCTTAACCCATCCAGCAAGATTTCTTCCGCCGCGCCGCCGTTCACAGGCGTCAATGCAATCGTCACATCCACGGGTCCAACACCACCAGTCACCACACCGGGCGTTTTAACTGCAGGCGCTGGTTCGGGTTTTGGGTCATCCACTGGCTCAACCATCGCAACCTCTTGTCCACATCCTTCGGGCAGGTCATCCCCATCAAATTGCGCCGTGCCACAGTCGTTAATCTGCCGCCACATATACGCATTCCCATCAGGATACTGCGCGATAAATCGCGAAAACCCAAATGGAGCATTCTTTTCCGCCAACAACACCACAGCCTTGTCCGCTTCGATATCCTTGGCAATCTTTTCCGCATCGAAACAGCCAAACCAAGACGGCGCCGTCAGCGGCTCCGCTTCTGCTTTATAGGTGTCTGATGGCACATAATCCCAATCGACAGTGAAACAGGCCCGCAATTTTAACGGCGATGTGTTCGCGTCAATGCCACGGTAATTGGAAACAGGCCAAGGATCACCAAAGGCGGTGATCTCACTCAACCCGTCCTGCCGCTCGTAATAAGCGTAGGTCTGGCTATACCAAAGCCCCGCCCCCGCCGCCAAAGCGACCGCTACAATACCACCAACCATCAACTTGCCATTCATTCCGCCGCAACCTCGGGCACAAATCCCCCTGCCTCTGTCTGCACAAAGGCATCGGCACACAGCTTAGACAGGCTGCGCACCCGCCCGATATAAGCTTGGCGCTCGGTCACCGAAATCACGCCCCGCGCATCCAGCAAGTTAAACAAATGGCTCGCCTTGATGCACTGATCATACGCAGGATGGGCCATCACAATGCGCTTGCCTGTTTTTGGGTCCTCGTAAGGTGCATCCAAAATCCGCTGGCACTCTGCCTCTGCATCCTCGAAATGCTTCAACAGGGTATCCGTATCAGCCACATCAAAATTCCAGCGGCTGTATTCCTGCTCCGTCTGCTTGAACACATCCCCGTAAGACAACGGGATCGGCGCATCTGGATCGTTGTACGGCATGTCCATCACGTGATCGACGCCCAGCACATACATGGCCAACCGCTCCAACCCATAGGTCAGCTCGCCTGAGACAGGTTTGCAATCATGCCCCCCCACCTGCTGGAAATACGTGAACTGAGACACTTCCATCCCATCACACCATACTTCCCAACCCAGACCCCACGCGCCCAGCGTTGGTGATTCCCAATCGTCTTCTACGAATCGGATATCATGCAAATCCATGTCGATTCCGATTGCCTCAAGCGATCCAAGGTACAACGCCTGCAAATCGGGCGGGCTCGGTTTGATCAAAACCTGATACTGATAATAGTGCTGCAAGCGGTTTGGGTTTTCACCATACCGCCCATCCGTCGGGCGCCGCGATGGCTGCACATAGGCCGCGGCCCAAGATTTCGACCCAAGCGAACGCAATGTTGTCGCTGGATGGAATGTACCCGCCCCCACTTCCATGTCGTAAGGCTGCATCACGGCACAACCCTTAGCGGCCCAGTAGGCCTGAAGGCGCAAGATAATCTCTTGAAACGACTTTGGTTTGGTTTTTTCCACCACAGACATAACGGCTTCCTTGCAGGGGTTTGTTTCCTTGCGCCCTCTCTAGGCAAAGCCAGCAACGGGGTCAATTCCAACCACAAAACTGCGGCAGAACGGCCAAAGTTCAGCATCTTAATCCTGCCCCTTTTCCGCCCAATTCGCCACAAAAAATGCGACAAAAATGCAACGGAACTGCTAACTGCCTTCGATAGCGCGAAAAAAATGTGTTGGAAATTGGGCGCAAATAGTTAACAAGACATCTCTAGGTTGGGGGCAACAACCTATTCAAGGCGCGATTATGAGCTTTACTTTTGATTACGGTACAGACGCCTCAGTTGGCTTTGCCGAAACTCTCGAACTCCTGACAACTGGCATTTATGGCGGAACCATCATCCAACAGGATGGCAATACTTATCAGATTGAAAGTGGCGGTCGCACCTACACCTTCACTGGCTCAGGCTTCACTTATATTACAGTTTCAGGACAAACCCTGCTGGCTGGCGGCACAATTGACGGAATTTCAACGTCACAAGGCGGTGCGCTGCTTGGTAACCTCACGAACCTGAACCTCGCCTCTGCTGATTTATCCTCTGCATTTTTGAATGAACTATTGGGCTATGACCCACTCGCACTCGAAAATCTGTTTTTGTCCCAAGATTGGACATTCAACGGCACGGATGACGCGCAAGTTCTCACACTTGATATGACAACACCGGACGGCGTGCCATACGCCCCTATCGGCAATGACACGGCCTATCTTGGCGGTGGCAACGATGTGTTTGCCTTGGGTTTGGGCAACGACACGATGTTTGGCGGGTCTGGCAACGACGAACTCTACGGCAACGAAGGGGACGACGAACTCTTCGGTGGCTCCGGTCGCGACCAACTATTTGGCGGCGCGGACAACGATGTGATCAATGGCGGCAATGGCATTGACCAAATCTTCGGCGGCAACGGCGATGATCTGCTGTATGGTGCAGGGTCCAAAGACTCCATGCGTGGTGGTCGCGGCGAAGACACAATGTACGGTGGCTCTGATGATGACACTATGTACGGCGAAGATGACAAAGACGTTATGTACGGCGACGGTGGCGACGATCTGATGTTTGGCGGCTCTAAGGGTGGCACAGACAGAATGTACGGCGGTGCGGGCAACGACAATATGTTCGGCGGCAACGCACGGGACAAAATGTACGGCGACGCAGGCAATGACACGCTTAGCGGTGATCTGGGCAACGACCAAATGTTCGGTGGCACAGGCAACGATTTCCTGATCGGCGGAACGGGCCATGACCGTATGTACGGCGGTGCAGACAACGACGTTCTGGATGGTGGAATTGGCAACGATCGCCTGTACGGGATCGAAGGGGAAAACACCTTTATCGGCGGTGCAGGCGATGATCGCATGTATTCAGGTGCAGACGCAGATACATTCGTGTTCAACAGCCTAACCAACACGGGCAATGACGACATTTACAACTATGATACGTCCCAAGACACGCTCGACATCGACTTTACCGCATTCCTCAACATCAGCATCCTATCTGACTCTGTTGTGATCGACCATTCAGGTGGGTCAATCACGCTGAACGACCTGTCGATCACAAATTTCGCGGAATACAATGCGCTGCTCGCAAGCATTGACTCGTCATTCGATGATCCTTTTGCTGTCGGTTAAACACG
Proteins encoded in this window:
- a CDS encoding multidrug effflux MFS transporter, which produces MKFDPVTSEKSLLALLAAIVMLAPFAIDAYLPALGVIARDLAASEAVVQYSIGAFLFGTALGPLFAGPLSDAVGRRPVLIAGLAGFAVFSVACAMVSDAETLVVFRFFQALMGSASLLAGRALMADLYSGDELSQKQSIIMVVMVIAPMVAPVLGGWVSTTWGWRYIFWGLAAGGVVAGAVSTLRLPETLPMERRNPMALGQVLKGYFSILKNRVAMMYLLALSFMNGVFFIYVAATPFLYVETFGLSVQSYAWIFAAGALLAGVSNFINIFVVGRIGYRETLLWQGMLVMACGVVLFCGAFGVFGRWAIYGPGLLMMPLLHVVGNNALTGVMDQFEARKGTASAFAMAARFAFGMIAVGIVGVFQGSVEPRYGLILFVFAALAGVCAQMAVRWDKGE
- a CDS encoding dihydroneopterin aldolase — its product is MTDETALAFDTLEARSIASAIGQPLDRIAVRDYSKSVEIGAFQAERGVTQGLRFNVVLEVARHDGAQTDDVDAVLSYDTITEAIEAELAAERLNLLETLAERVATRILQHKLAERVFVRIEKTERGPGSLGVEIVRVREDAGSVDAGVQVRPVVVFLPDAIVRGDALGAWLDQITAMDAPVVLCVEPNAAVDLTGKAEPDQRLQLLAIEQAAWVLAARDARCVVVGTRTELDWALKNGQMSVWAPSRIAMDAVEQPAGDDAVGLAVWFGAEFNAARVLACGDIKDDRLDVALDPSAL
- a CDS encoding CAP domain-containing protein translates to MKQSLLIAALLAFAQPALACSPATFAPKFNKTIPAKPDQKLFTEAVLIATNFERCKVGKRGLKTHASLRKAALIHSRNMAKTRKFSHTSKAGNARTVKDRAKLANLKWRWLGENIALQNRYQFGNRVPFRIIDAAACKFSNPKTGATIPPHTYASLAQSVTASWMNSKGHRENIQSRYAGRMATAVVLDASAPNCGKYYITQVFSN
- a CDS encoding cell wall hydrolase; the protein is MILLPSLKSVKSTVFCAVVVAFCAPVAVSAENADFEPVNKILSQERRLLMALGTNRAKKIAGVGGRSIVRIASWSKPKSAKPKVKVAKASATSGAVVSSFKELNSVPKASGGAEWACLTEALYFEARGESFKGISAVAEVILNRKNSSRFPNSVCGVISQGVGGRPGCQFSYKCDGKAEVYHEPKAYARVAKMARLKLDGRLPKITGGALFYHTTAVRPSWSRKFLRTAKVGVHLFYKPS
- a CDS encoding putative PEP-binding protein — protein: MTDFADIAEITATADLPAAEYGVRAEVLAKLLQADMPVPRGFAVSKAAVHKLALGELPDLSMFNDVLKPGVLYSVRRSPEQRNWGGPRAILNIGMNDQTRDVLARDLGLDRANDLYCRFIRSYALKVARLDEDDLEELVEEEFINRGRDYGRLATALLAFYEDELDEPFPQDPMEQLQQVLRAVARMWEGTTARILRQARGAPADAGLGLIIQDMAWGTGDGECGVGSAQFTSLITGQAGSHGRYKSETHGHDAVTGRGGELYLSRDDRGLSLEEAAPKVFGQLQSLARTARSVLKDEMMLQFAVQDGAVWVLDASPAERSGRAEVEIAVTLVADGLRSKAEALLSVTPGSLTEMLHRQIDPKAEYGVLTHGIAASPGANSGKIVFTAEAAQASAAQGENCILVRTETSPEDIRGMHSAQGILTTRGGITSHAAVIARGLGLPCIVGAADVDIDLRRKRFELPDGRQFEEGDIITLDGASGEVIEGATDLVEPDLGGAFNTLLDWTDEFRRLGVRANADTPNDARLAKTFRVDGIGLCRTEHMFFEPGRLTAMREMIFADQDQDRQAALDRLMPMQRADFVELFGLMAGLPVCIRLLDPPLHEFLPQSSKEIRSLAEAMDLPLAKVMGRTEDLSEYNPMLGMRGVRLGLTVPGIYEMQARAIFEAAAHVQEAHGTPIKPEIMIPLVSANKEVEIVKSRVDAVASEVQIATGQRLEYSVGVMVETPRAALKAGHIAQFSEFLSFGTNDLTQMTYGLSRDDAGRFMRDYVNTGVYSEDPFHSIDLDAVGELVMLAATRAKEARCDIELGLCGEHGGDPASVAFCHKIGLDYVSCSPYRAPVARLAAAQTAILDAKSV
- the glyS gene encoding glycine--tRNA ligase subunit beta, whose amino-acid sequence is MADLLLELFSEEIPARMQKRASEDLKKLVTDGLVEAGLTYESAGAFVTPRRLCLSVVGLTDRSPDVKEERKGPRVDAPEKAIEGFLRGAGVSKDQLEVRDEKKGQVYFALIEKPGRDASAIIADVVPNVVRNFPWPKSMRWGAGALKWVRPLHSILCILHDAEGAEVVPFDVDGIVSGDTTCGHRFHAPDAFKVTSFEQYQAELAKAHVVLDAEERAAAIWNDATNGAFALGLEVVEDKGLLAEVAGLVEWPVVLMGDIAEDFLGLPPEVLQTSMKEHQKFFSVRNPKTERIEKFVTVANRETIDNGATILAGNQKVLFARLSDAKFFWENDLRVAQEDYTAWTDKLSNVTFHNKLGSQAERIDRIAALAREIAPVVGADADAAEEAARFAKADLSSEMVYEFPELQGLMGRYYAVEAGKSVEVAAAAQEHYSPLGPSDDVPSAPVSVAVALADKIDTLTGFWAIDEKPTGSKDPFALRRAALGVIRLVLENGVRASLKSLAMNGFYFQLRRSVSFAFDQAELEILDGSDEIAYGQYPDGVIEEAEAALSRDKYLIDFLSRDLNKAVLEQSELLATFEEVGNTFHALEKCKIGELTAKISSGIDANSIDLSFVDGGKYQANTIELLWFLDDQSKPILSFFHDRLKVYLRDKGISHDVIDACLAMPNNDDFTSLVKRAEALQGFVGSDDGTNLLQGFKRANNILTQAEEKDGVEYSYGADIKFAEQDEERALFGALDTAEAAIAPAMETEDFGAAMTAMAALRGPIDAFFEAVQVNADSDTVRRNRLNLLSRIRTVMGQVADFTKVEG
- a CDS encoding DUF6446 family protein; amino-acid sequence: MNGKLMVGGIVAVALAAGAGLWYSQTYAYYERQDGLSEITAFGDPWPVSNYRGIDANTSPLKLRACFTVDWDYVPSDTYKAEAEPLTAPSWFGCFDAEKIAKDIEADKAVVLLAEKNAPFGFSRFIAQYPDGNAYMWRQINDCGTAQFDGDDLPEGCGQEVAMVEPVDDPKPEPAPAVKTPGVVTGGVGPVDVTIALTPVNGGAAEEILLDGLSATSDNAIPESLWACFTTPLSMGLLTESYEVTEDVAPTNPVSSLPCFDADEVKAAVSSGEAVAFVGERDVWPGVDRVVAVYLDGRAVAWNQRRAR
- a CDS encoding glycine--tRNA ligase subunit alpha translates to MSVVEKTKPKSFQEIILRLQAYWAAKGCAVMQPYDMEVGAGTFHPATTLRSLGSKSWAAAYVQPSRRPTDGRYGENPNRLQHYYQYQVLIKPSPPDLQALYLGSLEAIGIDMDLHDIRFVEDDWESPTLGAWGLGWEVWCDGMEVSQFTYFQQVGGHDCKPVSGELTYGLERLAMYVLGVDHVMDMPYNDPDAPIPLSYGDVFKQTEQEYSRWNFDVADTDTLLKHFEDAEAECQRILDAPYEDPKTGKRIVMAHPAYDQCIKASHLFNLLDARGVISVTERQAYIGRVRSLSKLCADAFVQTEAGGFVPEVAAE